From Methanomassiliicoccus sp., the proteins below share one genomic window:
- the queC gene encoding 7-cyano-7-deazaguanine synthase QueC, whose product MGEARGERLNKAVVLLSGGLDSTTVLAYALSQGYDAIPLTVGYGQRHSRELDSARSVVRHYGLRQHIVMDLDLSFLRKSALTSRGVEVPLHDAPEGIGEEIPVTYVPARNIILLSLAAGLCETEGGEAIFIGANAIDYSGYPDCRPEFFEAYQEVLRVGTKTGVEGRPIRVEAPILRMSKAEIVRLGTELKAPLHLTWSCYSGGEKACGHCDSCLLRLKGFRDNSLRDPITYEDLT is encoded by the coding sequence ATGGGTGAAGCGCGAGGTGAACGATTGAACAAGGCGGTCGTCCTGCTGTCTGGAGGATTGGATTCCACCACGGTCCTGGCCTACGCGCTGTCCCAAGGATATGATGCCATACCCCTGACCGTGGGCTATGGACAGCGGCACTCCCGTGAACTGGATTCAGCGAGATCGGTGGTCAGACATTATGGATTGAGGCAGCACATCGTGATGGACCTCGATCTCAGCTTCCTGAGGAAGAGCGCGCTCACCTCCAGAGGAGTGGAGGTGCCGCTCCATGACGCTCCTGAGGGTATCGGCGAGGAGATACCCGTTACCTACGTCCCGGCCAGGAACATAATACTCCTAAGCCTGGCCGCAGGTCTTTGCGAGACCGAGGGTGGCGAGGCCATATTCATCGGTGCCAATGCCATCGACTACTCCGGCTATCCCGACTGTCGCCCGGAGTTCTTCGAGGCCTATCAGGAGGTGCTCAGGGTGGGAACCAAGACCGGCGTCGAGGGACGACCCATTCGCGTGGAGGCCCCCATACTGAGGATGAGCAAGGCCGAGATCGTCAGATTAGGCACCGAGCTGAAGGCTCCGCTGCACCTGACCTGGTCCTGCTACAGCGGTGGAGAGAAGGCCTGCGGGCATTGCGACTCCTGCCTCCTGCGGCTGAAGGGCTTCCGGGACAACTCCCTCCGGGACCCCATCACTTATGAGGACCTAACATGA
- a CDS encoding radical SAM protein, producing MRISEIFFSLQGEGVLIGMPTTFVRTVGCNLDCSWCDTRYAREGGKDMAAEEISAAVDGYGAPFVSLTGGEPLIQKDIYQLIDMLLDDGYHITIETNGSLPLDRLPSSEEIMISMDLKCPSSGMSTHNLYDNLGFLSLRDQLKFVIADRIDYLFAKKVLSEQDINAPVIMTPAGGTDLLPLAGWVLEDKLWVRVLPQLHKIIWGERRGV from the coding sequence ATGAGGATATCGGAGATCTTTTTCTCCTTGCAGGGAGAGGGTGTTCTGATAGGGATGCCAACGACATTCGTGAGGACCGTGGGTTGCAACCTGGACTGCTCCTGGTGCGATACCCGCTACGCTCGCGAGGGCGGAAAGGACATGGCGGCGGAGGAGATCAGCGCCGCCGTGGACGGCTATGGTGCCCCCTTTGTGAGCCTGACGGGAGGGGAGCCTCTCATCCAGAAGGACATCTATCAGCTGATCGATATGCTGCTGGACGATGGATACCACATCACCATCGAGACCAACGGCTCTCTTCCATTGGACCGGCTTCCCAGCTCCGAGGAGATAATGATATCCATGGACCTCAAGTGCCCCAGCTCGGGCATGAGCACTCATAACCTTTACGATAACCTCGGTTTCCTCTCGCTCCGGGACCAGCTCAAGTTCGTCATCGCTGACCGCATCGATTATCTGTTCGCCAAGAAGGTCCTGAGCGAGCAAGATATCAATGCCCCGGTCATCATGACCCCCGCCGGAGGGACCGACCTTCTTCCTCTAGCAGGGTGGGTCCTCGAGGACAAACTGTGGGTGCGCGTTCTACCACAGCTCCACAAGATAATCTGGGGCGAAAGACGCGGGGTGTGA
- the mtxX gene encoding methanogenesis marker protein Mmp4/MtxX produces the protein MTSDLLLSQIRGGRLRIGIGTAEDDRKVRLSCDQAEPLGLGEVVIYHDAQQLAEDLRDGKLDAAVRGDMDSNEAMAALRQVFGVKRVLRAAFLEPPQGTMFLLAPVGIDEGWTAEEKFEMAWRGAEILRRLGVTPVVGIMSGGRSSDMGRMAAVDRTLEDAAVVVKRLREVGIDARDVQILIESAVRECDVIIAPDGISGNLIFRTLHFLGGGKALGAPVLNIPRTYIDTSRAKESYVDSIVLAAALSKDGMR, from the coding sequence ATGACCTCAGACCTCCTTCTGTCCCAGATCCGGGGTGGGAGGCTGCGCATAGGCATCGGCACCGCCGAGGACGATCGCAAGGTCAGGCTCAGCTGCGATCAGGCTGAGCCTCTAGGCCTGGGTGAGGTGGTGATATATCATGACGCGCAGCAGCTGGCGGAGGACCTTCGGGATGGTAAATTGGACGCGGCCGTCAGGGGGGACATGGACTCTAACGAGGCCATGGCTGCATTGAGGCAGGTGTTCGGGGTCAAGAGAGTACTGCGCGCAGCCTTTTTGGAACCGCCTCAGGGGACGATGTTCCTGCTGGCGCCCGTGGGGATCGACGAGGGCTGGACGGCCGAGGAGAAGTTCGAGATGGCTTGGAGGGGGGCGGAGATCCTCCGCCGCCTCGGCGTAACCCCCGTGGTCGGCATAATGTCCGGGGGCCGCTCCTCGGACATGGGACGAATGGCCGCCGTGGACCGCACCCTGGAAGATGCCGCTGTCGTCGTGAAGCGTCTGCGTGAGGTGGGCATCGACGCCCGGGACGTGCAGATACTCATCGAAAGTGCGGTCCGAGAATGCGATGTCATCATAGCTCCCGACGGTATTTCCGGAAACCTCATCTTCAGGACGCTGCACTTCCTGGGCGGGGGGAAGGCCTTGGGGGCCCCGGTGCTCAACATTCCGAGGACGTACATCGACACATCGAGGGCCAAGGAGAGCTATGTTGACTCCATCGTTCTCGCTGCCGCCCTGTCAAAGGATGGCATGCGATGA
- a CDS encoding 2-isopropylmalate synthase has protein sequence MVDQSATVQTRALRPPLDRKRVYTSQFNNVVKADTLPSRVMVFDTTLRDGEQTPGIALSAEDKIIIAQALDELGVDVIEAGFPAASVGEQEAVGKIAKLGLRSRICGLARCVKRDIDVAADCGLDYVHTFIATSDIHLKHKLKMTRPEVMAKAVESIEYAKSRGLTVEFSCEDATRTDLDFLKDMHIAVQNAGVDKINVPDTVGTISPSAMEYLIKELMTVTKVPISVHCHDDFGLAVANSISAVRQGAQQMHVTVNGLGERAGNAALEEAVLSLMAFYGTEMSIDTRKIGPTSKLVSRLTGYAIPGNKAIIGNNAFAHESGIHVHGVLGDPSTYEAFGPEMVGVQRSIVIGKHTGAHSVKEKLREYGMEITDEQIAQIVDKVKKLADGGKDVDDAELVALASHIVGKREVNQVKLKEFAVFTGMNTTPTAVVSIDVHGEKKTGTAIGIGPVDAAINAIKAVMGNDISLEEYRLSAITGGSDSLCEVTVRVSRNGGKKTMSIGKAVGTDIVQTSVDSTMEALDRLFSR, from the coding sequence ATGGTCGACCAAAGTGCTACAGTCCAAACTAGAGCCCTCCGTCCCCCGCTGGACCGAAAGAGAGTGTACACCAGCCAGTTCAACAATGTGGTCAAGGCCGATACCCTGCCGTCGAGGGTAATGGTGTTCGATACCACCCTCCGCGATGGTGAACAGACCCCAGGCATAGCGCTCTCAGCGGAAGACAAGATCATCATAGCGCAGGCCCTGGACGAGCTGGGAGTGGACGTGATCGAGGCGGGCTTCCCTGCAGCCTCTGTAGGTGAGCAGGAGGCTGTAGGGAAGATAGCCAAGCTCGGCCTGAGATCGCGGATATGCGGCCTGGCGAGGTGCGTGAAGCGGGATATTGATGTGGCCGCGGACTGTGGTCTCGATTACGTGCACACGTTCATCGCTACATCGGACATTCACCTCAAGCACAAGCTGAAGATGACCCGTCCCGAGGTGATGGCCAAGGCGGTGGAGTCGATCGAGTACGCCAAATCGCGAGGCCTTACCGTGGAGTTCTCCTGCGAGGACGCTACCCGGACCGACCTGGACTTCCTCAAGGACATGCACATCGCTGTTCAGAATGCAGGAGTGGACAAGATCAACGTGCCGGACACCGTAGGGACGATCTCGCCCTCGGCCATGGAGTACCTGATAAAGGAACTCATGACCGTGACCAAGGTACCTATCTCGGTGCACTGCCACGACGATTTCGGTCTGGCCGTCGCCAACTCCATCTCTGCCGTCCGTCAGGGAGCGCAGCAGATGCACGTCACGGTCAACGGCCTGGGGGAAAGGGCAGGGAACGCAGCGCTGGAGGAAGCGGTCCTATCGCTCATGGCGTTCTACGGCACGGAGATGTCCATTGATACCCGCAAGATCGGTCCCACCTCCAAACTGGTCAGCCGACTGACCGGTTATGCTATTCCGGGCAACAAGGCCATCATAGGCAACAACGCCTTCGCCCATGAGTCAGGGATACATGTCCACGGGGTGCTGGGCGATCCCTCCACCTACGAGGCCTTCGGGCCAGAGATGGTGGGGGTGCAGAGGAGCATCGTCATCGGGAAGCACACGGGCGCCCACTCCGTGAAGGAGAAGCTCAGGGAGTATGGCATGGAGATCACTGATGAGCAGATCGCCCAGATAGTGGACAAGGTGAAGAAGCTCGCCGATGGCGGAAAAGATGTCGACGACGCCGAGCTTGTGGCGCTGGCATCCCACATCGTGGGAAAGAGAGAGGTCAACCAGGTGAAGCTCAAGGAGTTCGCGGTGTTCACCGGCATGAACACCACGCCCACTGCGGTGGTGTCCATAGATGTCCATGGGGAGAAGAAGACCGGCACCGCCATCGGCATCGGGCCGGTGGACGCGGCCATAAACGCCATCAAGGCGGTCATGGGTAATGACATATCCCTTGAGGAATATCGCCTCAGCGCCATCACTGGGGGGAGCGATTCCCTCTGCGAGGTGACCGTCAGGGTATCAAGGAACGGCGGTAAGAAGACCATGTCCATAGGCAAGGCCGTGGGTACGGACATCGTTCAGACCAGCGTGGACTCTACCATGGAAGCTCTGGACCGCCTGTTCAGCCGTTGA
- a CDS encoding 6-carboxytetrahydropterin synthase, with amino-acid sequence MMRIEIDGEYSGIKFSASHFIPGHAKCGRLHGHSYTLRLVLYGDKAEDGMVMDFVDLKRSLKSIVEELDHRILLPGRSRGMTIKKGREVEVLVGGKRYVLPQEDVIILDISQTSAEELAELILGRLIRELDPPANVKIIEVGLDEERGQTAWVKREVND; translated from the coding sequence ATCATGAGGATCGAGATAGATGGCGAGTACTCGGGTATAAAGTTCTCTGCTTCTCATTTCATACCTGGTCATGCCAAGTGCGGTAGGCTTCACGGCCACAGCTACACGCTGCGCTTGGTGCTGTATGGTGATAAGGCTGAGGACGGCATGGTGATGGACTTTGTCGATCTCAAGCGCTCCCTTAAGAGCATCGTGGAGGAACTGGACCACCGTATCCTGCTCCCCGGCCGCTCACGGGGGATGACTATCAAGAAGGGCCGAGAGGTGGAGGTCCTTGTCGGCGGAAAGAGGTATGTGCTCCCTCAGGAGGACGTTATAATTCTTGATATATCCCAGACCAGTGCCGAGGAGCTGGCCGAGCTGATTCTGGGCCGCCTTATCCGAGAACTAGACCCACCGGCCAACGTGAAGATAATCGAGGTCGGCTTGGACGAGGAGAGGGGTCAGACGGCATGGGTGAAGCGCGAGGTGAACGATTGA
- a CDS encoding radical SAM protein — protein MDALVFGPVPSRRFGSSLGVNPVPFKTCNYSCVYCQLGSSTSLRTERREYYPTSQVVEEIRAALEAINGQVDFVTFMGEGEPTLASNLGDMMRGVSEFWEGGISLITNGSLFSRPEVRVDAMAFDVISPTVSAGDEVTFRRLHRPHRKFTFSRTLEGLVDLRRTFQGEIWAEVMLVRGINDSQQSLDNIRDAIRLIGADRTYITVPTRPPADGRISAPEPEVLRRALDSLPGAVDMTGPEAGTFEARSGDPIDHLLAIVANHPLREDQVVGILSSRYSERDVADVVKMLVDEKKLERKQYGRTFFYISPPAVGC, from the coding sequence ATGGATGCACTGGTCTTCGGTCCTGTTCCCTCCCGCAGGTTCGGGAGTTCCCTGGGAGTGAATCCTGTCCCCTTCAAGACATGCAACTACTCATGTGTCTACTGCCAGTTGGGAAGTTCAACGTCCTTGAGGACGGAAAGGCGAGAGTATTATCCTACATCACAGGTGGTCGAAGAGATACGCGCTGCCCTTGAGGCCATCAATGGTCAGGTTGACTTCGTGACGTTCATGGGTGAGGGAGAGCCGACCCTGGCCTCCAACCTGGGCGATATGATGAGGGGGGTCAGTGAGTTCTGGGAAGGGGGTATCTCCCTAATCACAAACGGCTCCCTGTTCTCCCGACCGGAGGTCAGGGTGGATGCCATGGCGTTCGATGTCATCTCACCCACGGTCTCAGCGGGGGATGAGGTCACCTTCAGGAGATTGCACCGCCCCCATCGTAAGTTCACTTTCAGCAGGACGCTGGAAGGCCTTGTCGATCTCAGAAGGACATTTCAGGGAGAGATCTGGGCGGAGGTCATGCTCGTGCGCGGTATCAACGATTCTCAACAGTCCCTTGACAATATCAGAGACGCCATACGTTTAATCGGTGCGGACCGAACATATATCACCGTCCCCACACGCCCTCCGGCAGATGGCCGTATCTCTGCTCCGGAGCCAGAGGTCTTAAGACGGGCGCTTGATTCATTACCTGGTGCCGTGGACATGACCGGCCCGGAGGCCGGCACCTTCGAAGCCCGCTCCGGAGATCCGATCGACCATTTACTGGCCATTGTTGCGAACCATCCCTTGCGTGAAGATCAGGTTGTGGGCATCCTATCGAGCCGGTATTCCGAGCGGGATGTGGCCGATGTCGTGAAGATGTTGGTCGATGAGAAGAAGCTGGAGAGAAAGCAGTATGGAAGGACCTTCTTTTACATCTCACCACCAGCGGTAGGCTGCTGA
- a CDS encoding 3-isopropylmalate dehydratase large subunit translates to MSGSKTISEKIMSAHSGVEAHAGQIVEAEIDYVMANDVTAPLAFQEFESLECEPKKDKIVLIPDHFVPNKDVASAEQAAEMRRFVQKYSLPHYFEVGRGGVCHQVMVDEGFAAPGRLIVGADSHTCTYGGINAFSTGIGSTEAAACFAEGRLWFKVPEAIDVRLSGRFRGLVSGKDLIIRIITDIGVDGANYKAFEFSGVGVASVPVSDRLTVSNMAIEAGGKAGIFPCDERTVSYLQGKVRGSYTPVAPDPGAVYGRTLEYDLGALDYMVALPHLPSNGKPAAEVDVAIDQAFLGSCTNGRIEDLRIAAQVMKGKKVHRDVRMVVVPASTQVYQQAIEEGLLAEFVRSGAFVSGPTCAACLGGHMGVLAKGEKCVSSTNRNFIGRMGHKDSEVYLAGPAVVAASAVAGRIVAPEAIQ, encoded by the coding sequence ATGTCAGGATCAAAGACCATATCCGAAAAGATCATGTCCGCCCATTCCGGGGTGGAGGCCCACGCCGGCCAGATCGTGGAGGCGGAGATAGACTACGTAATGGCGAATGATGTGACGGCCCCTCTGGCGTTCCAGGAGTTCGAGTCACTGGAATGCGAGCCTAAGAAGGACAAGATCGTGCTCATCCCCGATCATTTCGTCCCCAACAAGGACGTCGCCTCCGCCGAGCAGGCCGCGGAGATGAGACGCTTCGTCCAGAAGTATTCCCTTCCCCACTACTTCGAGGTAGGCAGGGGGGGTGTTTGCCATCAGGTGATGGTGGACGAGGGATTCGCCGCACCCGGGCGCCTCATAGTGGGGGCCGACTCCCACACCTGCACCTATGGAGGGATAAACGCCTTTTCCACGGGCATCGGCAGCACCGAGGCGGCCGCTTGCTTTGCTGAGGGACGCCTGTGGTTCAAGGTGCCCGAGGCCATCGATGTCCGCCTCAGCGGTAGGTTCCGCGGGCTGGTATCCGGCAAGGACCTGATAATCAGGATAATCACCGACATCGGCGTCGATGGAGCGAATTACAAGGCCTTCGAGTTCTCCGGCGTCGGGGTGGCCAGCGTCCCGGTCTCCGACCGTCTCACGGTCAGCAACATGGCCATCGAGGCCGGGGGAAAGGCGGGGATATTCCCATGCGATGAGCGAACCGTTTCATACCTTCAAGGAAAGGTCAGAGGTAGCTACACGCCGGTGGCGCCCGATCCCGGGGCGGTGTACGGACGTACGCTGGAGTACGACCTCGGCGCTCTCGACTATATGGTCGCCCTTCCCCATCTTCCCAGCAACGGTAAGCCTGCGGCAGAGGTGGACGTGGCCATCGACCAGGCGTTCCTGGGCTCGTGCACCAACGGACGGATCGAGGACCTACGCATCGCTGCCCAGGTCATGAAGGGCAAGAAGGTGCATCGGGACGTGCGAATGGTGGTGGTACCTGCTTCTACGCAGGTGTACCAGCAAGCTATTGAGGAGGGGCTGCTGGCCGAGTTCGTACGGTCGGGGGCCTTCGTCTCCGGACCGACTTGCGCGGCCTGCCTGGGGGGACACATGGGCGTTCTAGCCAAAGGGGAGAAGTGCGTGTCATCCACCAACCGCAACTTCATCGGCCGTATGGGGCACAAGGATTCGGAGGTGTACCTCGCCGGGCCAGCAGTGGTGGCGGCGAGCGCTGTGGCCGGAAGGATCGTGGCACCGGAGGCGATACAGTGA
- a CDS encoding winged helix DNA-binding domain-containing protein — MNITKGERERILWRRLSAQHLDRRYPRSSLKEVVGACGVQNTPPGSASISLIARIDGISPDEVRHQLEDDRMLVQAWSLRAAPHIFPVDDYHTFTQGLLPWEETFLRHFIKGAVDSLDKVELSVTELTEIMFPAVTEVLDGIGLNKARLAGEVADLMCSRISSNLHNLWNAPGPFGRFGETLVGYGLYIGSLAGAVCHGPRKGTSALLVRPDQWLDPLAPSDPLKARMDLVRKYLHCYGPSTPGSMAAWSGLHPQQVSEMWKCISEEVMQVSLGGRGMWLLASDREELERPPRS; from the coding sequence GTGAACATCACCAAGGGTGAGCGGGAAAGGATCCTCTGGCGTCGTCTTTCTGCCCAACATCTTGATCGCCGGTACCCCCGCTCTTCGTTAAAAGAGGTTGTGGGGGCCTGTGGGGTTCAGAACACGCCCCCCGGTTCTGCTAGCATTTCACTCATTGCCAGGATCGATGGGATATCCCCAGATGAAGTGCGGCATCAACTTGAGGACGATCGCATGCTTGTCCAGGCATGGAGCCTAAGGGCGGCGCCACACATCTTTCCCGTGGATGATTATCATACATTCACACAGGGCCTCTTGCCCTGGGAGGAGACTTTCCTACGGCATTTCATAAAGGGTGCGGTCGATAGCCTGGATAAGGTGGAACTCAGCGTTACAGAGCTGACGGAGATCATGTTCCCGGCCGTCACGGAGGTTCTCGACGGCATAGGTCTGAACAAGGCTCGGCTGGCGGGGGAGGTGGCGGACCTGATGTGCTCGAGAATTTCGTCCAACCTTCACAATCTGTGGAACGCACCTGGTCCCTTCGGTAGGTTCGGAGAGACTCTGGTAGGGTATGGTTTGTACATTGGGTCCCTGGCGGGGGCCGTGTGCCACGGACCTCGGAAAGGTACCTCCGCTCTGCTGGTCCGCCCTGACCAGTGGCTTGATCCGCTGGCACCATCGGACCCGCTGAAGGCGCGGATGGACCTGGTGCGAAAGTACCTACACTGTTACGGACCGTCCACTCCGGGAAGCATGGCGGCCTGGTCCGGGCTCCATCCCCAGCAGGTCTCGGAGATGTGGAAATGCATCTCTGAGGAAGTGATGCAGGTCAGCCTCGGGGGTAGAGGTATGTGGCTTTTGGCATCGGACAGGGAGGAGCTGGAGAGACCCCCCCGTTCCTGA